The Spirochaetaceae bacterium nucleotide sequence TTCGGCCCGCGTGGCTTGCAGACCGAACACGGCGAGCATTGCGGTCGCGCACGCAAGGAGGACACGCCGGCTCATGGCGGGACTCTAACGGCCGGGCGGCGCCACGACAACCGGCGGCACCACCGGTTTCCACCCTGGCTGGCCCGACAAGACTCCCTCGACCGCCGTCAGGCCGTATCAATAAGTTACCGAAGGATTCCTTTTTCAGGTTGATGATACGTCGACAACGCAATATGCTGGACGTATGAAAACGACGATCGATATTCCCGAGGCCGACCTCGCAGACGCGATGCAATTCATGAACGCGAAATCGAAGCGGGAGGCGGTGGTGACAGCGCTGAGGGAATACAATCGGAGATACCGGATGGCACGCTTGGTGAGTTATTCAGGCACCTGTGACTTCGTCGACAACGCGACGCTCGAAGCCGCGGAAATGGACGAGATCGAGCCCGCCGAGCGGTGAATCGACGTGACGCTCATCGACACCTCGGCATGGATCGAACAACTCCGTCGCGTCGGCGACGCATCGGTACGCGGTCAGGTCGAAACACTCCTGGCCTCGGGCGATGCCGCGTGGTGTCCCCTGGTACGTCTTGAACTCTGGAACGGTGCCCGGGGAGAGCACGAGCGAACCGCGCTCACCGATATGGGAGAGACCCTGCCGTCGCTGCCCATCGATGCTGCTGTCTGGGACCGCGCGGCGACACTCGCGTCGGGAGCACGGAGACGGGGCATCACCATTCCCGCGACCGACTTGCTTGTTGCCGCGTGCGCCCGCCATCACGAGGTGGCGCTGCTGCACCACGACCGGCACTTCGAACTGATCGCGACCCTGTGACGGTTCCTGGATCGCCGACCCGCGGCGGCGCTCAGGACAAGTGGGTGAAAATGAGGGAAGTGAACTGTCTGATGCCGCCGTGGATGCGGCCCGTGGTGGCGGCGACGTCGGACAGGGCGACCAGCCCGCCGCCGGCGAGCCGGATCACCTCCAGGCCGGGAACGCGTTCGGCGTCGGCGATGGCTGACAGGATCGCGGTCTCCGGGTCGGGCGCCTCGCGGTGGAACTCAAGGTATTGGACGCCGTCCGAGTAACCGACGAGAGCGTCTTCGCACCCCGCCTGCACAAGACTCTCGCCGGCCGCATCGCTTTGCAGGTCCGGCCCCCCCACGATCAGCGTGAATTGAAATCTCGACATCCGTTCTGGGCCCCAGAGGCTGTTTTGTACCAGTAGTGTAATAATTCCGAAGGGGGTGTGGAAAGGGGTGCCGGCAACCCGCTGCAACCTGCCGCCAAGTCCGGACGGCGGGCGCCGGGAACGGTGTGCTATAGTGCGCAACAGGGAACGCGGGATGAGCACCGAGACCACCGATACCGTCGCCGCACCGGGCACGCACGCCCCGCTGCCGCCGCTGAACGCCGATTACGCGGTCTCGGATGAGCAGGTGGAGCAGTTCTGGCGCGATGGTTTCATCGTGCTACGCGCGGTGCTGAGCCGGGACGAGGTGACCGCCTACGGCGCGGCGATCCGGAAGACCGCGATGCGCCGCTTCGCCGCGGGCGGCATGCAGGCTTCGGCGCATGGGGCGTTCCTGCAGACCCTCGGGCTGCGCTTCGACGACGACGGGGTGCGCCGCTTCTGCCTGGCGCCCCGCTTCGGCGCCATCGCCGCCCGCCTGCTGCGGGTACCGGCGGTGCGCATCTTCCACGAGCAGGCGCTGTTCAAGCAGCCGGGCGGCACCGACTCGCACTGGCACCAGGACCAGTACTACTGGCCGCTGGCCACCGACCGCTCGCTGGGGCTGTGGATGCCGCTGGTGGACTGCAGCCGGGAGATGGGCACCATCCGCTTCGTGCGCGGCTCCCACCGCTACGGCGACCTGGCCGGGCGCGACATCAGCGACGAGTCGGCGCGCCACTTCGACGATTTCATCGCCCGCGAGCGGCTCGAAGTCCACCAGGTCGAGGCGATGGCGGCGGGGGACTGCACCTTCCACCTCGGCTGGACCGTGCACGGCGCGACCGCCAACCATTCGACGGCGATGCGCGAGGCGATGATCGTCACCTTCTACCCCGACGGCACGCGCGTCGACACCCTGAGCAACCCGTCGCGGGTCAACGACGCGCGCGTATTCCTCGGCGGCCGGAAGCCGGGCGAGTTGGCCGACAGCGACCTGAACACCGTCGTCTACTGCACGCCGGAAGCGGGCTAGGAGCACGCCCGGCCGGAGGCGTACTACAACGTTCCGGGCGACGCGAAGGGGCGGGCGTTGCGTTGCGCCGAACGAGAGACAACCGCCTGCGCGACGCCGCCCACCGTCCACCACCATCCTTTCTATATCGAAAGAATAACTACCAACGCAAACATGGTGCCGATAGCGTATACTTCAAGACCTCATGTTGACAAAGAGCTGCACGCGAACCATATATTCCGCAATCGCAATGCGCACTCGGTCGATCATGGCGTGTCAACTACGCCGGGTCGTAGCGGCAATGGCCCGGCACCTTCCGGGTCGGGAGGCAACGCAGCATGCTGGTTCGGAGGATCACCCTCGTGGCTGTCTCGCTGATCGCGGGCAGCATCGCCACGGCCGACACGGCGCGTAGCTCGGCCCTCGGGCTGTTCGCCGTCGTTCCTGACTTCAACCTCGGAGGGTCGATGGCCTTCTACAACTTGGTGTCCATCATGGGCGCGGAGGCCACCGTGTACGGCTGGAACGAGACGCCGGACGATGGCGGCACCCGCTACCAAGCGGGGGGCTCCCTCGGAGTCAACGTGGAGTTGCTCGACAACCTGTACCCCAGCGTCGGCGTCACCGTCACCGGCGGGCAGACAAAGAAGACCGTGCTGCGGCGTCAGCAGGAGAAGTGCCCAGTGTACCACGGGGAGCCTCACTGCCCGATCGGACCGCAGACCATCATCGACCACGAACCCACGAAGTGGGGGATCGAAGCGAAGGCTACCTACGTGATCCTCGACGGCTGGCTTGGCCTGACCGCTGGCTACCGCCTGACGTTCCATGATCCGCTTGGCCATCAAGCCCTGTTTGGCGCGTCGGTGGTGATCGGCACAATCCATACGAATAGCGAGGGAGGGTGATAAGCGTCTACTCACGTTATTCGTTATAGCCATGGTAGGGCCAGCTATGGCGTGACATGGTTAGGCACGGCAGGCATGGCACGAGGCTCCCTTCCCCTTCCCCCTACTTTTCAAATTGACCCAGTAACTATTCAGCCGGGGGGAACGGTTCGAGGCAGGGAGGCATCATGGGGCGGCCTTCAAAGTCGGTCCGCAGGGCTTCGATGACGTTGCTGCCGTTCTTCCGGATCGTGGAGATATAGGATCTGGTCCGGCAGAAGGCGGCCGCACCGTCAGTGCTACGGAACGTGCCCGGGATCTTCTGCTGAACTTTCATCATGCGCAGATCCCGTTCCGCTTGGTTGTTGGTGAACGGTACCCGAAAGTCATACATGAACGCGAGCACCGATCGCCACCGGCTGGCCATCCGGAGCAGGAGATTGCGCGGTTTGCTTTGCTTCCACGACCGCGCTTCTTGCGACTGCCGGGTGGCGCTGGCGGCGGCGGATTGGCGCGCAGTCCAGCGTTGATGATGCTGCGGTACGCAGCGGCGAATCGTCGCCGCTCAGGCCCGTACAACCGCCGGCGGCCGTGCTCCTGCGCGTTGTCCACCGCAGCGTTCACCGTGACCAGTAACTCCGTCAGTTCGATGGCCCACGGCTGCTGGTACTGTTCCTCGATGAACGTCAACTCGCGCAGATGATGCGCGTTGCACAGCGCATGCCCACACTGATAGCGAAAGTAGCTCTGCCAATGATCGTGCAGCGCCATCCCCGTGTAGTCCGGCAAGATGCCGATGTCGTCAGTTGCCTGCTTGCCCCGCTTCGCGTGCTCCGCGTAGTAGGTCAGCAGGTCGGTGCTCGCCACGTGCAGCCACCAGAGCTGGCCGCCGATGCCGATCCCGGTCTCATCGAAACCCACTACCGGCTCACCCACGATCGTGTCACGGATCATCTCACTGATCCCCGTCAGGCGCTGTGCGCAGCTGGCGTTGATATTCACCAACGTCCCGACGCTGATCGGGATCGAGAACAGGTCCTCAAACAACTCGGCAGCAGCCAGCGAGGTGCATCCCCGGTTCGCGCTCGCGAAGCGGGCTGGTCAGAACCTGCAGGTCACCTGCGGGCCGGTGTCGATGGCGAATGCGGTGGCGTCGAAGCAGCGGCGCAGCAGGTCGAAGCGCAGGTCGGCGTGGCCGGCGTCGTGCCACAGATTGCGGTGCTCGTGGGGGTCCTCCTGCAGGTCGAACAGCTCGCCGACCGGGTGGCCGTGGTAGACGGCGAGCTTGTAGCGCCGGTCGCGGATCATGGTGGCGCGTGAGTCGGCCCAGCCGCCGAGGGCGCGGTCGAGGCGGCGCAGTGCCGCGTAGTACTCGCTTCTCACCTCGGGTCGATGCTCGGCGGTGGCGCCGCGCAGCAGCGGCAGCAGCGAGCGGCCCGCCATGTGTTCCGGCACCGGCACGCCTGCGGCGTCGAGCAGGGTGGGGGCGAGGTCGGTCAGCTCGACCAGCGCGTCGGTCGTGGCGCCGGCGGCGACCTGCCCCGGCCAGCGCAGTATCAGCGGCACGTGCACCAGCCCCTCGTAGAATCGGCACCCCTTGAGCAGCAGGCCGTGGTCGCCGAGCATCTCGCCGTGGTCGCTGGTGAAGATCACCAGCGTGTTGTCGGCCTGCCCGCTGCGCTCCAGAGCGTCGAGCATGCGCCCGACGTTGTGGTCGATCAGCTCGATCATGGCGTAGTAGGCGGCGATCTTGCTGCGTGCGTCGAAACTGTCCGGGTCACGGGCCTCGGTCTGAAAGTCCACTCCCCGCAGCAGCTCCTGCGCCGCAAGGTCGCTCTCCCGGTACGCGGGTGCGGGCATGTCGTGTGGGTTGTACCGCGCGAGATAGTCGGCCGGGGGATCGAACGCCGCGTGCGGGTCGAAGATGTTCACGCTCATCAGCCACGGCTGGGTCCAGGCGATTTCCATGAACTCGATCGCCTTGTCCGCGCAAAAGGTGGTCTGGTGCAACTCGGCGGGCATGTAGCCCAGATCGGCGTAGGTCCGGCCCAGGTGGGCGCCGAGTTCCGACACCCAGTCGCTGTACGCATGGCCGGCCGGCCACGCGTCGCGCGGGTCGTGGCTCCAGTGGAACACGGAGTAGCCGTCGTCGCGCGGGCGCGGCTCGATGCGCCCATGCGCACCCGCCAGGTGCAGCTTGCCGGCCAGCCCGCAACAGTAGCCGGCGTCGGCGAGCAGCCGGGTGACCAGCGGCGCCGCCTCCGCCCAGTGGCTGTTGCCGTTACTGCAGCCGTGCACGGTGCTGGCGTAGCAGCCGGTGAGGAAGCTGGCGCGGCTGGGGGTACAGATCGGCGCCTGGCAGAACGCGCTGGTGCACGCCGTCCCGCCCGCCGCCAGCCGGTCGAGGTTGGGCGTGTTGACGTGGCGATTGCCGAGCGCGGCAATGGTATCCCAGCGCTGCTGATCGGTGCAGATCCACAACACGTTCGGGGGAGCGGGAGATTGCGGGGTTGCCATGAGGAGGTACTGTAGGAAGCCGCGCCGCGGCCGTAAAGCGGGAGCCGGGCCGGCACGGCAGGCACCGAGGGCGCTCCGGCGGCGATTCTCCATGCGGGTACGGGTCTGGTACACTTTGTGTGCCGAGCCTACCTTGTTACCGTTAACCACCTATCAGAAACGGCGCAGGATGTTCTGGGGCACGCTGTTGCTGCTGGTCGTCTGCTACACCGTCTACTCGCGCACCGACCTGGTGTTCGGGCCGCCGCCCGGCGTGAACTCCGACTCGCCGGCCGGAGAGTGGCGCATGTTCCGCCACGACACCCGGCGCGCGGGCGCGGCCGACGCGGGCGAACGCGCGCCGCGCGGGGTGCTGAACTGGCAGTTCGAGACCGGCGCCGCCATCCACTCGTCGCCGGCGGTGGCCGACGGAATCGTGTACGTGGGGTCGCAGGACTCCCGGCTGTATGCGCTCGATGCGGAAACCGGGCGCGAACTGTGGTCGTTTGCCTGCGAGAGCTGGGTCGAGTCGTCGCCGGCGGTCGCGGACGGGGTGGTCTACTTCGGTTCCAACGACGGCAACCTGTACGCCCTCGATGCACGCACCGGCGCCGAGCGCTGGCGATTTCAGACCCGTCTCGGCGTCAGGTCGTCGCCGGCAGTGGCCGGCGGCATGGTCTACTTCGGCACCGACAACTACACCGTGTACGGCGTGGATGCCGCTACCGGACGGCAACGCTGGATCTTTCACGCCGCGGGCCGCGTCGACTCCTCGCCCGTGGTGGCGGACGGCATCGTGTACGTCGGTAACTCCACCCGCTACCTGTACGGGCTGAATGCCCACGACGGCCGCGTGCGCTTCGACTACAAGGTGTTCGCACCGGTGCTGTCGGCACCCGCGGTTCAGGACGGCACGGTGTACGTGATGAATTCGCGCGGCGAGCTGTACGCCGTCGACGGCGCCCATCGGGCGTGGCCGATGGAGGACCGGCTGCGACCGTACTGGATTCAACTGTGGGCATTCGGCCTGCCCGTGCCGCGCCCCAAGCCACCGTCCGGCTTCCTGTGGAAGCATGGCCTCGGCGGCGCCAGCCGAGCTTCGCCGGTAATCGCCGGCGACACCGCGTACATCGCGGCCTCGACCGGCCTGGTCGCCCTCGACTTGGCCAGCCGTGAGCGGCGCTGGAAGTACGCCGCCGCGCGCTTCGTGAAGTCATCCCCGGCGCTCGCCGGAGATGTCCTGGTGGCTGCCTCCGACGACGGCACCGTGCACGCGCTCGACGCGGCCACCGGCGAGTTGCGCTGGCGGTTCCGCACCGGCGGCATCATCACCTCTTCGCCGGCGGTCTCCGGGGGCACGGTGTTCGTCGGCTCCCACGACGGCAAGCTGTACGCCATCAAGTGACCTGCGCGCCGGGCAGTCGGTTGCAGGGTTGTATAATGAGCGTTCCAAAAAGTACTATCGCGTCGGAGGTTTCATTGTGCCATCTTCAATGAACGGCGGAGGTATTTCGCGGCAGGAACTGCGGGACGAGTTGGCGAGCATGGAGCAGCGGCTCACCGAGCGCGTGGCGACCAAGGGCGATCATGCGGCCCTGGAGCAGCGGCTCACCGAGCGCATGGCGACCAAGGAAGATCTTGCGGCCCTGGG carries:
- a CDS encoding type II toxin-antitoxin system VapB family antitoxin; the encoded protein is MKTTIDIPEADLADAMQFMNAKSKREAVVTALREYNRRYRMARLVSYSGTCDFVDNATLEAAEMDEIEPAER
- a CDS encoding PIN domain-containing protein yields the protein MTLIDTSAWIEQLRRVGDASVRGQVETLLASGDAAWCPLVRLELWNGARGEHERTALTDMGETLPSLPIDAAVWDRAATLASGARRRGITIPATDLLVAACARHHEVALLHHDRHFELIATL
- a CDS encoding phytanoyl-CoA dioxygenase family protein, giving the protein MSTETTDTVAAPGTHAPLPPLNADYAVSDEQVEQFWRDGFIVLRAVLSRDEVTAYGAAIRKTAMRRFAAGGMQASAHGAFLQTLGLRFDDDGVRRFCLAPRFGAIAARLLRVPAVRIFHEQALFKQPGGTDSHWHQDQYYWPLATDRSLGLWMPLVDCSREMGTIRFVRGSHRYGDLAGRDISDESARHFDDFIARERLEVHQVEAMAAGDCTFHLGWTVHGATANHSTAMREAMIVTFYPDGTRVDTLSNPSRVNDARVFLGGRKPGELADSDLNTVVYCTPEAG
- a CDS encoding transposase, with product MFEDLFSIPISVGTLVNINASCAQRLTGISEMIRDTIVGEPVVGFDETGIGIGGQLWWLHVASTDLLTYYAEHAKRGKQATDDIGILPDYTGMALHDHWQSYFRYQCGHALCNAHHLRELTFIEEQYQQPWAIELTELLVTVNAAVDNAQEHGRRRLYGPERRRFAAAYRSIINAGLRANPPPPAPPGSRKKRGRGSKANRAISCSGWPAGGDRCSRSCMTFGYRSPTTKRNGICA
- a CDS encoding sulfatase-like hydrolase/transferase is translated as MATPQSPAPPNVLWICTDQQRWDTIAALGNRHVNTPNLDRLAAGGTACTSAFCQAPICTPSRASFLTGCYASTVHGCSNGNSHWAEAAPLVTRLLADAGYCCGLAGKLHLAGAHGRIEPRPRDDGYSVFHWSHDPRDAWPAGHAYSDWVSELGAHLGRTYADLGYMPAELHQTTFCADKAIEFMEIAWTQPWLMSVNIFDPHAAFDPPADYLARYNPHDMPAPAYRESDLAAQELLRGVDFQTEARDPDSFDARSKIAAYYAMIELIDHNVGRMLDALERSGQADNTLVIFTSDHGEMLGDHGLLLKGCRFYEGLVHVPLILRWPGQVAAGATTDALVELTDLAPTLLDAAGVPVPEHMAGRSLLPLLRGATAEHRPEVRSEYYAALRRLDRALGGWADSRATMIRDRRYKLAVYHGHPVGELFDLQEDPHEHRNLWHDAGHADLRFDLLRRCFDATAFAIDTGPQVTCRF
- a CDS encoding PQQ-binding-like beta-propeller repeat protein — encoded protein: MLPLTTYQKRRRMFWGTLLLLVVCYTVYSRTDLVFGPPPGVNSDSPAGEWRMFRHDTRRAGAADAGERAPRGVLNWQFETGAAIHSSPAVADGIVYVGSQDSRLYALDAETGRELWSFACESWVESSPAVADGVVYFGSNDGNLYALDARTGAERWRFQTRLGVRSSPAVAGGMVYFGTDNYTVYGVDAATGRQRWIFHAAGRVDSSPVVADGIVYVGNSTRYLYGLNAHDGRVRFDYKVFAPVLSAPAVQDGTVYVMNSRGELYAVDGAHRAWPMEDRLRPYWIQLWAFGLPVPRPKPPSGFLWKHGLGGASRASPVIAGDTAYIAASTGLVALDLASRERRWKYAAARFVKSSPALAGDVLVAASDDGTVHALDAATGELRWRFRTGGIITSSPAVSGGTVFVGSHDGKLYAIK